The following are encoded in a window of Clarias gariepinus isolate MV-2021 ecotype Netherlands chromosome 8, CGAR_prim_01v2, whole genome shotgun sequence genomic DNA:
- the trmo gene encoding tRNA (adenine(37)-N6)-methyltransferase: MSSGTCSCSEHVQWLKQQVSVMRKELKNLRQYLESSVRAHRKHMASLHSTLKDVFDNKQMMKKSQSFSSSSSSSSSSSYLAQSAEGMELSLERGHIRTAPIGFIASCFDQKNGTPRQPAVCSSSRARLKIQSNVFNNPEHALTGLHHYSHVWLIFLFHKNGHMSYKAKVKPPRLNGEKVGVYSTRSPHRPNAIGLTLAKLDAVTGDVLHLSGVDLISGTPVLDIKPYIPDYDSPVTHTMLPVEPQCQQNVHSDTTDSWEEAEPIEPEGLENSCATSSHPEADERQAEVVEFSAGSDVSGVLEEVREFLQQGALCSQSRAEDKHTDTPARAEEEVCVSKSSVASWIRHPPVDTLSVRFTPTAERELAEFLPPHCSDLERPKFQFLNGPEEAAATIQGVLAADPRSVYRRKCCSDRLFFFTLDTAHVTCWFGDEFAEVLRVQPVTRTDTQAQAQSAPTSVASSLSQI, encoded by the exons ATGTCGTCTGGCACGTGCAGCTGTTCCGAACATGTGCAGTGGCTCAAACAGCAAGTTTCAGTCATGAGGAAAGAGCTGAAGAACCTCAG GCAGTATCTGGAGAGCTCGGTTCGAGCCCACAGGAAACACATGGCATCTCTGCACTCTACACTGAAGGATGTTTTCGATAACAAGCAGATGATGAAGAAGAGTCAGTCCTTctcctcttcatcatcatcatcatcatcatcatcatacctCGCTCAGAGTGCAGAGGGGATGGAGCTGTCTTTAGAGAGAG gACATATTCGCACCGCTCCAATTGGATTCATCGCTTCCTGTTTCGATCAGAAGAACGGCACGCCCAGACAGCCGGCCGTCTGCAGCTCGTCTCGAGCTCGTCTCAAAATTCAGTCCAATGTGTTCAACAACCCTGAGCATGCTCTCACTGGCCTGCACCACTACTCCcatgtctg GCTCATCTTTCTCTTCCATAAGAACGGACACATGAGCTATAAAGCTAAAGTGAAGCCTCCTCGACTGAACGGAGAGAAAGTGGGAGTTTATTCCACACGCAGCCCTCACCGACCCAACGCCATTGGCCTCACCCTTGCCAAGCTGGACGCTGTCACAG GTGATGTCCTGCACCTGTCAGGTGTGGATCTGATCTCCGGCACTCCCGTGCTCGACATTAAACCCTATATCCCCGATTACGACTCTCCCGTCACACACACCATGCTGCCTGTAGAGCCCCAGTGCCAACAGAACGTGCACTCAGACACAACTGATAGCTGGGAGGAAGCAGAACCCATAGAACCGGAGGGTTTGGAGAACTCATGCGCCACTTCCTCTCACCCGGAAGCTGATGAGAGGCAGGCTGAGGTTGTGGAGTTTTCAGCAGGATCTGATGTTAGCGGTGTGCTTGAGGAGGTGAGGGAGTTTCTCCAACAGGGGGCACTGTGCTCACAGAGCAGGGCTGAAGataaacacactgacacaccagCAAGAGCTgaagaggaggtgtgtgtgtcgaAGAGCAGTGTCGCATCCTGGATCAGACACCCTCCTGTAGACACTCTGAGTGTGAGGTTCACTCCTACTGCAGAAAGGGAACTCGCCGAATTCCTGCCCCCTCACTGCTCAG ACTTAGAGAGGCCGAAGTTCCAGTTCCTGAACGGTCCAGAGGAAGCAGCTGCCACCATCCAGGGAGTTTTAGCAGCTGATCCGAGATCAGTTTACCGGAGAAAGTGCTGCAGCGATCGCCTTTTCTTCTTCACTCTGGACACGGCTCATGTCACCTGCTGGTTCGGGGACGAATTCGCTGAAGTTCTGCGTGTGCAGCCCGTGACGAGAACAGATACACAGGCTCAGGCTCAGAGTGCGCCTACCTCTGTCGCCTCGTCTCTCTCTCAGATATAA
- the hemgn gene encoding uncharacterized protein hemgn isoform X1, producing MEETLDEKVPIEMKVPADDQGGTGRRLRDRDLLRKRKAEAEERATNQWVYGAQSSKRAKRETNNVPKKKGRPRKNVPVTEQPEMTEQPEMTEHQDAGEMQTPSQAEEVVTAVVTPHSAPVSAQLSAAPDLDVPEIPAAVSATIPLPAPVRTPEVKPSSEALFQEVLIEDLGPDEEEDKDVHQDKLVIDQDGAEEPSAIELAEQNKAFSDTVLASPQLDPLPGNLI from the exons ATGGAGGAGACGCTCGATGAGAAAGTCCCCATTGAAATGAAAGTCCCTGCGGATGACCAAG GAGGGACCGGTCGGCGGCTGCGGGATCGGGATCTGCTGAGGAAAAGGAAAGCCGAAGCAGAAGAGCGAGCAACTAACCAGTGGGTTTATGG AGCTCAGAGCAGTAAGCGAGCAAAGAGGGAGACAAACAATGTTCCGAAAAAGAAAGGCAGACCAAGAAAGAACGTCCCTGTGACAGAACAGCCTGAAATGACGGAACAGCCTGAAATGACAGAACATCAAGATGCAGGCGAAATGCAGACACCCAGCCAAGCAGAGGAAGTGGTTACCGCAGTGGTTACCCCACATTCTGCCCCTGTTTCTGCCCAACTGTCAGCAGCTCCTGATCTGGATGTCCCAGAGATTCCTGCTGCAGTTTCTGCCACTATCCCTCTTCCTGCTCCTGTCAGGACTCCAGAGGTAAAGCCCAGCAGTGAAGCCCTTTTTCAAGAGGTTCTGATCGAAGATCTCGGCCCTGATGAGGAAGAGGACAAAGACGTCCATCAAGATAAACTTGTAATCGATCAAG ATGGTGCTGAGGAACCGTCAGCCATCGAGCTCGCTGAACAGAACAAAGCCTTCTCAGATACAGTGTTAGCGTCGCCTCAGCTCGACCCCCTTCCTGGAAACCTTATCTAA
- the hemgn gene encoding uncharacterized protein hemgn isoform X2: MEETLDEKVPIEMKVPADDQGGTGRRLRDRDLLRKRKAEAEERATNQAQSSKRAKRETNNVPKKKGRPRKNVPVTEQPEMTEQPEMTEHQDAGEMQTPSQAEEVVTAVVTPHSAPVSAQLSAAPDLDVPEIPAAVSATIPLPAPVRTPEVKPSSEALFQEVLIEDLGPDEEEDKDVHQDKLVIDQDGAEEPSAIELAEQNKAFSDTVLASPQLDPLPGNLI; this comes from the exons ATGGAGGAGACGCTCGATGAGAAAGTCCCCATTGAAATGAAAGTCCCTGCGGATGACCAAG GAGGGACCGGTCGGCGGCTGCGGGATCGGGATCTGCTGAGGAAAAGGAAAGCCGAAGCAGAAGAGCGAGCAACTAACCA AGCTCAGAGCAGTAAGCGAGCAAAGAGGGAGACAAACAATGTTCCGAAAAAGAAAGGCAGACCAAGAAAGAACGTCCCTGTGACAGAACAGCCTGAAATGACGGAACAGCCTGAAATGACAGAACATCAAGATGCAGGCGAAATGCAGACACCCAGCCAAGCAGAGGAAGTGGTTACCGCAGTGGTTACCCCACATTCTGCCCCTGTTTCTGCCCAACTGTCAGCAGCTCCTGATCTGGATGTCCCAGAGATTCCTGCTGCAGTTTCTGCCACTATCCCTCTTCCTGCTCCTGTCAGGACTCCAGAGGTAAAGCCCAGCAGTGAAGCCCTTTTTCAAGAGGTTCTGATCGAAGATCTCGGCCCTGATGAGGAAGAGGACAAAGACGTCCATCAAGATAAACTTGTAATCGATCAAG ATGGTGCTGAGGAACCGTCAGCCATCGAGCTCGCTGAACAGAACAAAGCCTTCTCAGATACAGTGTTAGCGTCGCCTCAGCTCGACCCCCTTCCTGGAAACCTTATCTAA